Below is a window of Deinococcus fonticola DNA.
CACGGTACGCCCGAAATTCAGACCCTCCTGCGTTTCGACGTCCACGCGCATGTCCTGCCAGTTCAGCAGGTCGGGTTGAATCGCGGCGGCCACCGCCAGCGGGTCGTGCAGTGCCCCTCCGCTCAGGCCGTAACGCTGGCGGTACATGTCGGCGTAGGCGGTCAGCATCTCGGCACTCACCTGCCCGGCGGCATTCCCCAGGTTTTGCAGGGCCTTCACGCGCTCGGGCGTGGCGATGCACCCCATGGTCACGTTCAGGCCCACCATACGCAGCTTCACGCCGCTCCCGAACACGATCCTGGCGGCGTGCGGGTCGGCCAGGGCATTGAACTCGGCGGCGGGTGTGCGGTTGCCCTGCCCGGTACTGCCGCCCATCCACACGACCTCCTTCACGAGATCCGGCAGGTCGGGCGCGATGCGGAACGCCAGGGCCAGCGTGGTCAGCGGCCCGGTGGCGATGATCGTCACTTCACCCGGTCTGGAACGCACGGTTCGCCCGATGAAGTTCACGGCGTGCTGTTCCTCGGGCGTCTGCTCCGCCTCGGGCAGAAACTGCGCGGGGAGGCCCGTCTGCCCGTGAACGTTGGCGGCGGTCAACTCGCCCCGCACCAGCGGACGATCCGCTCCGGCGTAGTAGGGTACGCTCTGACGCGCCAGGGCCAGCACCACGCCGGTATTCCACAGGGTTTTGCCCAGGTCGACGTTCCCGTGAACGGCGGTGATGCCCAGCACGTCCAGTTCCGGCGACGCCAGCGCCAGCAGCCAGGCAATGGCGTCGTCGAGGCCAGGGTCACCATCCAGAATCACGGGCAGTCGGGAAAGCGTCATGCCTGGAGTGTAACGGCAGAGCGACTGGGGTCGCGCCCGCCGGTCAGCCCGGCTGCCCTGCCCGCCTGCACGAGCAGCAAGGGGCCGGGAAGGGGTCGGTCGGGGAGGGGTCGGGGAGGGATGCGTCACACGTTCACGCGGCCACAAATGGAAGACCAGCGGGAGGGCGTGGCTGGGGCGGCGGGCCATCTTGCATTTTGTCATCTAAATCTGGACTGTTGTCCCTGATCTCGCCAGCTCTCCGCAGGATTTCGGACATATTTTGCATTTTGTTGCCTCAGATTTAGACATTTGTGCAAGAAAGTTTTGACAGGTTGCAGACCGTATGACATCCTCTCGACATGCGGGGATGCCAGAACTGCAAATTGTTCAGAAAAGAGGTGACGGGATGAAACTGATCACAGCGGTGGTACGCCCGGAGCGCGTGCAACAGGTCAAAGAAGCCCTCTTTCAGGTCGGAATCAGCGGACTGACCCTCAGCCGGGTCAGTGGGCACGGCGGCGAGCACGTGCTGGTCGAACAGTACCGGGGCACCCGGGTCATGGTGGAATTCCACGACAAGGTCGAGTTCCGCATGGCCGTCAGCGAACCCTTCGTGGACGCCGCCATTCAGGCCATCTGTCAGGGCGCACGCACCGGCGAGGTCGGGGACGGCAAGATCTTCGTCCAGCCGCTGGAACGCGTCGTTCGCATTCGCACCGGAGAGGAAGACAACGCCGCCCTGACGCCCGTCAACGAAACCAAACTCACTCCCGCCTGAGGAGGACACGACATGAACCTCAACAGATACCTGCCCCTCCTCTTTGCTCTTTCAAGCGTTGCCCTGGCCCAGACGGCCAAACCCGAACTGAACACCGGCGACACCGCCTGGATGCTCATTTCCGCCGCCCTGGTGCTCCTCATGACGCCCGGCCTGGCCTTCTTCTACGGCGGCCTGACCCGCGCCCAGAGCGTCCTGAACACCATGATGATGAGCGTCGTCTCGATCGGCCTGGTCGCCATCCTGTGGACACTGGCGGGGTACACCATCGCCTTCGGTGAGGGCGGCAACGCCTTCCTGGGCGGGCTGGGTCACCTGGGCCTGGGCGGCCTGAGCGGGCAACTCACGGGCACCATCCCCAGCTACGTGTTCGCTGCCTTCCAGGCCATGTTCGCCATCATTGCCGTGGCCCTCATTTCCGGCGCGGTGGTCGAGCGCATGCGCTTCGGGGCGTTCGTGCTGTTCGGCGCACTCTGGAGCCTGCTTATCTACTCGCCCCTGGCCCACTGGGTCTGGAACGCGGACGGCTGGCTGTTCAAGGACGGCGCACTGGACTTTGCAGGCGGCACCGTCATTCACATCAGCGCGGGCATCAGCGCCCTGGTCGCCGCCTTCGTTCTGGGGCCACGCATCGGCTACCCGAAAAACGCTCACGTTCCCCACAACGTTCCGCTGGTGCTGCTGGGCGCGGGCCTGCTGTGGTTCGGCTGGATGGGCTTCAACGCCGGGTCGGCGTTGGCCGCCAACCAGACCGCCGCACTCGCCCTCATGACCACCCTGATCGCCCCCGCCGCCGCCATGCTCACCTGGCTGGTGTGGGAAAGCAGCGGCAACGGCAAACCCACCGCCGTGGGGGCCGCCACCGGACTGGTCGTGGGCCTGGTCGCCATCACGCCCGCCTGCGCCTTCGTCTCTCCCCTCGCCAGCATTCTGGTGGGTGTGCTGGGAGCCACCGCCAGTTACTGGGCCGTGCAGTTCAAGCACCGCCTCGGCGCGGACGACAGCCTGGACGTATTCGCCTGCCACGGTGTGGCCGGGATCGTGGGCGCACTCCTGACCGGCGCACTGGCCTTCACTACCGGAAGCGGCAAACCCTGGGCCGAGCAGATGATCACGCAAATCATCAGCGTGATCGCCAGCCTCGTGTGGGCCGGAGCAGGCAGTTACGTGCTGCTGAAACTGGTGGGCCTGGTCATGCCCCTGCGCGTCACCGCCGGACAGGAAATCAGCGGCATCGACATCAGCGCCCACCGTGAGCAGGGGTACAGCGAGAACGAAACGAACCTCGGTGCCCCCGTATTCCTCGGCGGCGATTGAATTCCCTCAACGTCTGAACTTCCACGTTTCCCTGCTTCCGACCGCATCCCCGGAAGCAGGGCTTTTTTGGTATCATGAGGGGTGCGGGGGAACTCCTGGTCGCGCCCCCAGTGCCACAAGTGCTGGAGGTGAGGAAAGTCCGGGCACCGCAGGGCAGGGATGCCAGCTAACGGCTGGTCAGCGAGTCGAGCGCCCGCGCGAACGCCACGCGTGCGGGAAAGCGGCGAAGTTGAAGGAAAGTGCC
It encodes the following:
- a CDS encoding nucleoside hydrolase → MTLSRLPVILDGDPGLDDAIAWLLALASPELDVLGITAVHGNVDLGKTLWNTGVVLALARQSVPYYAGADRPLVRGELTAANVHGQTGLPAQFLPEAEQTPEEQHAVNFIGRTVRSRPGEVTIIATGPLTTLALAFRIAPDLPDLVKEVVWMGGSTGQGNRTPAAEFNALADPHAARIVFGSGVKLRMVGLNVTMGCIATPERVKALQNLGNAAGQVSAEMLTAYADMYRQRYGLSGGALHDPLAVAAAIQPDLLNWQDMRVDVETQEGLNFGRTVCDLYGSTQHANARVAVGVNDAAFFNLLLQRLATLP
- a CDS encoding P-II family nitrogen regulator, with amino-acid sequence MKLITAVVRPERVQQVKEALFQVGISGLTLSRVSGHGGEHVLVEQYRGTRVMVEFHDKVEFRMAVSEPFVDAAIQAICQGARTGEVGDGKIFVQPLERVVRIRTGEEDNAALTPVNETKLTPA
- a CDS encoding ammonium transporter; protein product: MNLNRYLPLLFALSSVALAQTAKPELNTGDTAWMLISAALVLLMTPGLAFFYGGLTRAQSVLNTMMMSVVSIGLVAILWTLAGYTIAFGEGGNAFLGGLGHLGLGGLSGQLTGTIPSYVFAAFQAMFAIIAVALISGAVVERMRFGAFVLFGALWSLLIYSPLAHWVWNADGWLFKDGALDFAGGTVIHISAGISALVAAFVLGPRIGYPKNAHVPHNVPLVLLGAGLLWFGWMGFNAGSALAANQTAALALMTTLIAPAAAMLTWLVWESSGNGKPTAVGAATGLVVGLVAITPACAFVSPLASILVGVLGATASYWAVQFKHRLGADDSLDVFACHGVAGIVGALLTGALAFTTGSGKPWAEQMITQIISVIASLVWAGAGSYVLLKLVGLVMPLRVTAGQEISGIDISAHREQGYSENETNLGAPVFLGGD